The following coding sequences lie in one Phalacrocorax aristotelis chromosome 2, bGulAri2.1, whole genome shotgun sequence genomic window:
- the CPNE3 gene encoding copine-3 codes for MAAQCVTKVELTIACTNLLDKDVGSKSDPLCVLLQNTSGQQWYEVDRTERVKNSLNPKFAKKFLIDYYFELVQKLKFGIYDIDNKTFDLSDDDFLGEFECTLGQVVSSKTLTKPLVLKNGRPAGRGSITITAEEVKDNRVVVLEVEARKLDNKDFFGKSDPYLEFHKQTGDGNWVMVHRTEVIKNNLNPVWRPFKISLNSLCYSDMDKSIKVECYDYDSDGSHDLIGSFQTTMSKLKEASRSSPVEFECINEKKRQKKKTYKNSGIVSVKHCEIIVECTFLDYIMGGCQLNFTVGIDFTGSNGDPRSPDSLHYLSPNGVNEYLTAIWSVGMVVQDYDTDKMFPAFGFGAQIPPSFQVSHEFPLNFNPSNPFCNGIQGIVDAYRACLPQVKLYGPTNFSPIINHVARFAAAATQQQTASQYFILLIITDGVITDLDQTRTAIVNASKLPMSIIIVGVGGADFDAMEFLDGDNGVLRSPSGEPAVRDIVQFVPFRKFQNSPKEALAQCVLAEVPQQVVNYFSTYKLQPPKNPAAK; via the exons ATGGCGGCACAGTGTGTAACAAAGGTGGAGCTGACCATTGCCTGCACCAATCTTTTGGATAAAGATGTTGGTTCCAAGTCAGACCCACTGTGTGTGCTTCTCCAGAACACGAGTGGTCAGCAGTGGTATGAG GTTGATCGCACAGAAAGAGTTAAGAATTCCTTGAACCCAAAGTTTGCCAAGAAATTCCTAATTGATTACTATTTTGAGCTTGTTCAGAAACTTAAATTTGGAATATATGACATCGATAACAAAACCTTTGATCTGAGCGATGATGACTTCTTAGGAGAATTTGAATGTACGCTGGGACAA GTAGTTTCTAGCAAGACTCTAACAAAACCATTAGTGCTTAAAAATGGCAGACCTGCTGGAAGAGGAAGTATTACG ATTACAGCAGAAGAAGTGAAGGACAACAGGGTGGTTGTATTGGAAGTAGAAGCAAGGAAACTGGACAATAAG GATTTCTTTGGAAAGTCAGATCCTTATCTGGAATTCCACAAGCAGACTGGAGATGGAAACTGGGTGATGGTTCACAGAACAGAG gtTATTAAAAACAACCTGAATCCTGTTTGGAGGCCCTTTAAAATCTCTCTGAATTCTCTGTGTTACAGTGACATGGATAAGTCAATCAAG GTTGAGTGCTATGACTACGATAGTGATGGGTCTCATGATCTCATAGGAAGTTTTCAAACTACGATGTCAAAACTAAAGGAAGCATCTCGGTCCTCACCC GTTGAATTTGAGTGcatcaatgaaaagaaaagacagaagaaaaaaacctataaaAACTCTGGCATAGTGAGCGTTAAGCACTGTGAG ATCATAGTAGAATGCACGTTTCTTGATTACATCATGGGTGGGTGTCAGCTGAATTTCACA GTGGGGATAGATTTTACAGGCTCCAATGGAGACCCTCGCTCTCCAGACTCTCTGCATTACCTCAGCCCTAACGGAGTTAATGAATACCTAACAGCCATTTGGTCTGTAGGAATGGTCGTTCAGGACTATGATAC AGATAAGATGTTTCCAGCCTTTGGATTTGGTGCACaaattcctccttcctttcag GTGTCACATGAGTTCCCATTAAATTTTAACCCATCAAACCCGTTCTGTAATG GAATCCAAGGCATTGTTGATGCATATCGGGCTTGTCTTCCTCAAGTGAAATTATATGGGCCAACAAATTTTTCTCCAATTATAAATCATGTCGCAagatttgctgctgcagctacaCAACAGCAGACGGCATCT CAATACTTTATACTTCTGATCATAACGGATGGTGTGATAACAGATCTTGATCAAACTCGAACTGCCATAGTTAATGCTTCAAAATTGCCCATGTCCATTATCATTGTTGGCGTTGGAGGAGCAGACTTTGATGCTATGGAGTTTCTTGATGGTGACAATGGAGTTCTTAGGTCCCCGTCAGGAGAACCAGCTGTCAGAGACATTGTCCAGTTTGTGCCATTCAGGAAGTTCCAAAAT TCTCCAAAAGAAGCTCTGGCGCAGTGTGTCCTGGCAGAAGTCCCTCAGCAAGTGGTGAACTACTTCAGCACCTACAAACTGCAGCCTCCTAAGAATCCTGCTGCAAAGTGA